In Magnolia sinica isolate HGM2019 chromosome 12, MsV1, whole genome shotgun sequence, a single genomic region encodes these proteins:
- the LOC131221835 gene encoding universal stress protein PHOS34-like isoform X1 — protein sequence MLPQQPPPHASSHPSPPRFSFSHPTASGPHRKIAIAVDLSDESAFAVRWAVHNYLRPSDSVVLLHVRPTSVLYGADWGSVDLSLHDSADSSEESQRKLEDDFDAFTAAKAADLAQPLVAARIPFKIHIVKDHDMKERLCLEVERLGLSAVIMGSRGFGASRRTIKGRLGSVSDYCVHHCICPVVVVRDPDEKDGSMAVEAAAVGPKAVAKDAELHPLPEDEQEYHDTSDEQKGRVMWDRDIQLLHAV from the coding sequence ATGCTTCCCCAACAGCCTCCGCCACACGCATCCTCCCATCCGTCGCCCCCTCGCTTCTCCTTCTCCCACCCAACAGCCTCTGGCCCCCACCGCAAGATCGCGATCGCCGTCGATCTCAGCGACGAGTCGGCCTTCGCCGTCCGTTGGGCCGTACATAACTACCTCCGCCCCAGCGACTCCGTCGTCCTCCTCCACGTCCGCCCCACCTCCGTCCTCTACGGCGCCGATTGGGGCTCCGTCGACCTCTCCCTCCACGACTCTGCTGACTCATCGGAAGAGTCCCAGCGGAAGCTGGAAGACGATTTCGATGCTTTCACCGCTGCCAAGGCCGCTGATCTCGCTCAGCCCCTTGTCGCGGCCCGCATACCGTTCAAGATCCATATCGTCAAAGATCATGACATGAAGGAGAGGCTCTGCTTGGAAGTCGAACGGCTGGGATTGAGTGCAGTGATCATGGGGAGCCGTGGGTTCGGTGCATCGAGGCGGACGATTAAGGGGAGGCTCGGGAGTGTTAGCGATTACTGCGTGCATCATTGCATTTGCCCGGTGGTGGTTGTGCGGGATCCGGATGAGAAGGATGGAAGCATGGCCGTAGAAGCTGCTGCTGTGGGGCCCAAGGCGGTGGCGAAGGATGCAGAGCTGCATCCGCTGCCAGAGGATGAGCAGGAATACCATGACACTTCAGATGAACAGAAAG
- the LOC131221835 gene encoding universal stress protein PHOS34-like isoform X2: MLPQQPPPHASSHPSPPRFSFSHPTASGPHRKIAIAVDLSDESAFAVRWAVHNYLRPSDSVVLLHVRPTSVLYGADWGSVDLSLHDSADSSEESQRKLEDDFDAFTAAKAADLAQPLVAARIPFKIHIVKDHDMKERLCLEVERLGLSAVIMGSRGFGASRRTIKGRLGSVSDYCVHHCICPVVVVRDPDEKDGSMAVEAAAVGPKAVAKDAELHPLPEDEQEYHDTSDEQKDA, translated from the coding sequence ATGCTTCCCCAACAGCCTCCGCCACACGCATCCTCCCATCCGTCGCCCCCTCGCTTCTCCTTCTCCCACCCAACAGCCTCTGGCCCCCACCGCAAGATCGCGATCGCCGTCGATCTCAGCGACGAGTCGGCCTTCGCCGTCCGTTGGGCCGTACATAACTACCTCCGCCCCAGCGACTCCGTCGTCCTCCTCCACGTCCGCCCCACCTCCGTCCTCTACGGCGCCGATTGGGGCTCCGTCGACCTCTCCCTCCACGACTCTGCTGACTCATCGGAAGAGTCCCAGCGGAAGCTGGAAGACGATTTCGATGCTTTCACCGCTGCCAAGGCCGCTGATCTCGCTCAGCCCCTTGTCGCGGCCCGCATACCGTTCAAGATCCATATCGTCAAAGATCATGACATGAAGGAGAGGCTCTGCTTGGAAGTCGAACGGCTGGGATTGAGTGCAGTGATCATGGGGAGCCGTGGGTTCGGTGCATCGAGGCGGACGATTAAGGGGAGGCTCGGGAGTGTTAGCGATTACTGCGTGCATCATTGCATTTGCCCGGTGGTGGTTGTGCGGGATCCGGATGAGAAGGATGGAAGCATGGCCGTAGAAGCTGCTGCTGTGGGGCCCAAGGCGGTGGCGAAGGATGCAGAGCTGCATCCGCTGCCAGAGGATGAGCAGGAATACCATGACACTTCAGATGAACAGAAAG